The following are from one region of the Desulfuromonas acetexigens genome:
- a CDS encoding homocysteine S-methyltransferase family protein — protein sequence MADFLQAIKEQVLVLDGAMGTMLQERGLQAGASPEAMNLEAPAVVEGVHRAYAEAGADILVSNTFGGSRSKLAHYGLEGRVAEINRAGVEIVRRAAGSGQFVAASIGPTGRFLQPVGDAGFDEMVEIFGEQVQAFVAGGADLISMETFLDVRELRAAVIACREFSKLPIIAQMTFDDAGRTVLGTPPEAAAVTLDALGADVIGSNCGLGIDGIYAILEKMRTVTSRPLIAQANAGLPQLVDGQTVFPGTPEEMTAYHDRLIALGARVIGGCCGTTPAHIRAIRDALDGRNQRWTPPKRRGFLSSRSAVVEIGGAAPCAIIGERINPTGKKAYSAELREGKTAYIRREAQEQTRVGAALLDVNCGTPGVDEPAALERAVYAVSGVSSAPLVLDSSDPAALERALKAVDGKVLINSVSGEEKSRRVILPLARKYGAAVIGLALDESGIPETAEGRTRVAGKILEAALAAGLPKEDVVIDCLTLTVSAEQKRAMETIRALRAVRDELGLATVLGVSNISFGLPNRPVLSATFFAMALEAGLAAAIVNPKEERMMDAFRAAMVLLGKDERAEEFIAVYGGAQAVPTVPKGEGPEPAIRELLGFAVIEGDKDGIVALVERALGEGLSPLQISNEGLLSGLEEVGRRFGRNQIFLPQVMLSAETMQAAFARLKQELRGDAAQSLGKILMATVEGDIHDIGKNIVCTLLENHGFEVIDLGKNVPAARILDAAQKHQVDAVGLSALMTTTLQQMEVVLGQLRAAGIKVFTMVGGAVVTQDYADAIGADLYAADALEAVAKVKALLAR from the coding sequence ATGGCCGATTTTCTTCAAGCCATCAAGGAACAGGTGCTGGTGCTCGACGGCGCCATGGGCACCATGCTGCAAGAGCGCGGCCTTCAGGCCGGAGCCTCCCCCGAAGCGATGAATCTGGAGGCGCCCGCGGTCGTTGAGGGGGTGCATCGCGCCTATGCCGAGGCCGGGGCGGACATCCTGGTGAGCAACACCTTTGGCGGCAGCCGCAGCAAGCTGGCCCATTACGGGCTGGAAGGGCGGGTCGCCGAGATCAACCGGGCCGGGGTCGAGATCGTTCGCCGGGCCGCCGGTTCCGGGCAGTTTGTGGCCGCCTCCATCGGCCCGACCGGACGTTTTCTGCAGCCGGTGGGGGATGCCGGTTTCGACGAGATGGTCGAGATCTTCGGCGAGCAGGTACAGGCCTTCGTCGCGGGCGGCGCCGATCTCATCTCCATGGAAACCTTTCTTGATGTCCGCGAACTGCGGGCGGCGGTGATCGCCTGCCGCGAATTCTCGAAACTGCCCATCATCGCCCAGATGACTTTCGACGATGCTGGGCGCACCGTCCTCGGCACCCCGCCGGAAGCTGCCGCCGTCACCCTCGACGCCCTCGGCGCCGACGTCATCGGTTCCAACTGCGGCCTCGGCATCGACGGTATCTACGCCATTCTCGAAAAGATGCGCACCGTGACCAGTCGCCCGCTCATCGCCCAGGCCAACGCCGGGCTGCCGCAACTGGTCGACGGCCAGACCGTCTTCCCCGGCACCCCCGAGGAGATGACCGCCTATCACGACCGCCTGATCGCCCTCGGTGCCCGCGTCATTGGCGGCTGCTGCGGCACCACCCCGGCCCATATCCGCGCCATCCGCGACGCCCTCGACGGGCGGAACCAGCGCTGGACGCCGCCCAAGCGCCGCGGCTTCCTCTCCAGCCGCTCGGCGGTGGTGGAGATCGGTGGCGCCGCCCCCTGCGCCATCATTGGCGAACGCATCAATCCCACCGGCAAGAAGGCCTACAGCGCCGAGTTGCGGGAAGGGAAGACCGCCTACATCCGTCGCGAGGCCCAGGAACAGACGCGGGTTGGGGCAGCATTGCTCGATGTCAACTGCGGCACCCCCGGGGTCGACGAACCGGCCGCCCTGGAACGGGCGGTCTACGCTGTCAGCGGCGTCAGCAGCGCACCGCTGGTCCTCGATTCCTCCGATCCGGCGGCCTTGGAGCGGGCGCTCAAGGCGGTGGACGGCAAAGTGCTGATCAACTCCGTTTCCGGCGAAGAAAAGAGCCGGCGCGTCATTTTGCCCCTGGCCCGCAAGTACGGCGCGGCGGTAATCGGTCTGGCGCTGGACGAGTCCGGCATCCCGGAAACCGCCGAAGGGCGGACGCGCGTCGCCGGCAAGATCCTGGAAGCGGCGCTGGCGGCGGGACTGCCGAAGGAGGATGTGGTCATCGACTGCCTGACCCTGACCGTCTCCGCCGAGCAGAAGCGGGCGATGGAGACGATCCGCGCCCTGCGCGCCGTGCGCGACGAACTGGGGCTGGCCACGGTCCTCGGCGTGAGCAACATCTCCTTCGGTCTGCCCAACCGGCCGGTCCTCTCGGCAACCTTCTTCGCCATGGCGCTGGAGGCCGGGCTCGCCGCCGCCATCGTCAATCCCAAAGAAGAACGGATGATGGACGCCTTCCGCGCGGCCATGGTCCTGCTCGGCAAGGATGAGCGGGCCGAGGAGTTTATCGCCGTCTACGGCGGCGCCCAGGCGGTGCCGACGGTGCCCAAGGGGGAAGGGCCGGAACCGGCGATCCGCGAGCTGCTCGGTTTCGCTGTCATTGAAGGGGACAAGGACGGCATCGTCGCGCTGGTGGAACGGGCTCTGGGCGAGGGGCTTTCTCCTCTGCAGATCAGCAACGAAGGACTCTTGTCGGGGTTGGAGGAGGTCGGGCGGCGCTTCGGCCGCAACCAGATCTTCCTCCCCCAGGTGATGCTCTCCGCCGAGACCATGCAGGCCGCCTTCGCCCGCCTCAAGCAGGAGCTGCGTGGGGACGCCGCGCAAAGCCTCGGTAAGATTCTGATGGCGACGGTCGAGGGGGATATCCACGACATCGGCAAGAATATCGTCTGCACCCTGCTTGAAAATCACGGCTTCGAGGTCATCGACCTGGGCAAGAACGTTCCCGCCGCGCGCATTCTCGACGCCGCGCAAAAGCATCAGGTCGATGCCGTCGGCCTTTCGGCGCTGATGACCACGACCTTGCAACAGATGGAGGTCGTTCTGGGGCAGCTGCGCGCGGCCGGAATCAAGGTCTTCACCATGGTCGGCGGCGCCGTCGTCACCCAGGATTACGCCGACGCTATCGGCGCCGATCTCTATGCTGCCGACGCCCTCGAAGCGGTGGCCAAAGTCAAGGCGTTGCTCGCCCGTTGA
- a CDS encoding putative metallopeptidase, producing MGRTLTLDLSVQLAALCRHLTESLPELSHIDPKQVLFAIARSRAEGRHGLLARIAPLRFAGGARELTRRRGPWRETYRMPTLSHDGREIRYLVTVFVPRFLRLPFAEKLATVIHELYHISATCDGDIRRFPGRNFAHGSSRAGFDRIVARLADTYLQSSPPPDLLAFLHLAENVWQEGALRLTGLRVPIPRAKLIARTRA from the coding sequence ATGGGAAGAACGCTGACCCTCGACCTCTCGGTGCAACTGGCGGCCCTCTGCCGACACCTGACGGAGTCGCTGCCGGAACTGTCCCACATCGATCCGAAACAGGTGCTCTTCGCCATCGCCCGCTCCCGCGCCGAGGGGCGGCACGGCCTGCTCGCCCGCATCGCCCCCTTGCGCTTTGCCGGCGGCGCCCGGGAACTGACCCGGCGCCGGGGCCCCTGGCGGGAAACCTACCGCATGCCGACCCTCAGCCACGACGGCCGGGAGATCCGCTATCTTGTCACCGTCTTCGTCCCCCGCTTTCTGCGCCTCCCCTTCGCCGAAAAGCTGGCCACCGTCATCCACGAGCTCTACCATATCTCCGCCACCTGCGACGGCGACATCCGCCGTTTTCCCGGCCGCAACTTCGCCCACGGCTCTTCGCGGGCCGGTTTCGACCGGATCGTCGCCCGCCTCGCCGACACCTACCTGCAAAGTTCGCCGCCACCGGACCTCCTGGCCTTTCTCCACCTGGCGGAAAACGTCTGGCAAGAGGGCGCGCTGCGCCTCACTGGTCTGCGGGTGCCGATTCCCCGCGCCAAACTTATCGCCCGCACACGGGCTTGA
- a CDS encoding sigma-54-dependent transcriptional regulator — translation MRQQKILVVDDEHLIRWSLEQNLKKQGYEVVTAATGEDALKLLKDDVPDLMLLDIQLPGIDGLAVLERVKEMEEEIIVIMVTALGVLETAVKAMRMGAYDYINKPFNLDELAIVIKKALETGELRREVAHLRSEQSRKYGSGSIIGRSRHMQNVLTMVDKVAKSDAGTILIQGESGTGKELIAKAIHYQSGRAERPFMAINCAAVPETLLESELMGHERGAFTDAKVQKKGLLEMADGGTLFLDEIGDMAPGMQAKLLRVLEDRSFRRVGGTKDIQVDVRIISATNKDLLQAIEEKVFRADLYYRIQVIPIHLPALRERRDDIMPLVEHFIAHFNREFGKSVKGVSKMAEKFLTEYAWPGNIRELRNIIERAIILENEETLLLEHLPQELVAKTGGSSVGPFSVHLPEEGIDIEDVERELIRQALETSEGNQSKAAKKLNLGIDAFRYRMKKFGFL, via the coding sequence GTGCGCCAACAGAAGATACTGGTCGTCGACGATGAACATCTGATTCGCTGGTCTTTGGAACAGAATCTCAAGAAGCAAGGGTACGAAGTCGTTACCGCCGCCACTGGCGAGGACGCCCTCAAACTGCTCAAGGACGATGTTCCCGACCTGATGCTTCTCGATATCCAACTCCCCGGCATCGACGGCCTGGCCGTGCTGGAGCGGGTCAAGGAGATGGAGGAGGAGATCATCGTCATCATGGTCACCGCTCTGGGCGTACTCGAAACCGCGGTCAAGGCCATGCGCATGGGCGCCTACGATTACATCAACAAGCCCTTCAATCTCGACGAGCTGGCGATCGTCATCAAAAAGGCGCTCGAAACGGGCGAGCTCAGACGTGAGGTGGCGCATCTGCGCTCCGAGCAGTCCCGCAAGTACGGCTCCGGCAGCATCATCGGTCGCAGCCGGCACATGCAGAATGTCCTCACCATGGTCGATAAGGTCGCCAAGAGCGACGCCGGCACCATTCTCATCCAGGGGGAGAGCGGCACCGGCAAGGAACTGATCGCCAAGGCCATCCATTACCAGAGTGGCCGCGCTGAGCGCCCCTTTATGGCCATCAACTGCGCGGCGGTGCCGGAAACCCTGCTCGAAAGCGAGCTGATGGGCCATGAGCGGGGCGCCTTCACCGACGCCAAGGTGCAGAAGAAAGGCCTGTTGGAGATGGCCGACGGCGGCACCCTCTTTCTCGACGAGATCGGCGACATGGCCCCCGGCATGCAGGCCAAGCTGCTACGGGTGCTGGAGGATCGTTCCTTCCGCCGGGTCGGCGGCACCAAGGATATTCAGGTCGACGTGCGCATTATCTCGGCGACCAACAAGGATCTGCTCCAGGCGATCGAAGAAAAAGTCTTTCGCGCCGATCTCTACTACCGCATCCAGGTCATTCCCATCCACCTGCCGGCTCTGCGTGAACGGCGGGACGACATCATGCCCCTGGTCGAGCATTTCATCGCCCACTTCAACCGGGAGTTCGGCAAATCGGTCAAGGGCGTTTCGAAAATGGCGGAAAAGTTCCTCACCGAGTACGCCTGGCCCGGCAACATCCGCGAGCTGCGCAATATCATCGAACGGGCGATCATCCTCGAAAACGAAGAAACCCTGCTGCTCGAACACCTGCCTCAGGAACTGGTCGCCAAGACCGGCGGTTCCTCCGTCGGGCCTTTCAGCGTTCATCTGCCCGAGGAAGGGATCGATATTGAGGATGTCGAGCGGGAGCTGATTCGCCAGGCCTTGGAAACCTCCGAAGGCAACCAGTCGAAGGCGGCCAAGAAGCTCAATCTCGGTATCGACGCCTTCCGTTACCGGATGAAAAAGTTTGGTTTCCTCTGA
- the murI gene encoding glutamate racemase — MSERAIGVFDSGVGGLTVLKEMLRLLPGEELVYLGDTARVPYGSKSPATVLRYALEAAAFLVEQRVKMLVVACNTASSVALDELEERFRLPVVGVIEPGARKAVAVTRSRRVGVIGTEGTIASGAYTRAIHALDPTIAVFSAPCPLFVPLAEEGWAEHSVALLTAREYLAPLMAKGIDTLVLGCTHYPLLKSTLRQVLGDEVALVDSAEETSRTVEAMLNGHRLPRQSDPGGPRFFVTDIPTRFVRVGGAFLGRDLNGVTQVSLD, encoded by the coding sequence TTGTCCGAACGTGCTATCGGGGTATTCGATTCCGGGGTGGGCGGCCTGACCGTCCTCAAGGAGATGCTGCGCCTGCTCCCTGGTGAGGAACTGGTCTATCTTGGGGATACCGCTCGCGTTCCCTACGGCAGCAAGAGCCCGGCGACGGTTCTGCGCTACGCCCTGGAGGCGGCGGCCTTTCTCGTCGAACAGCGGGTGAAGATGCTGGTGGTCGCCTGTAATACGGCCTCCTCGGTGGCCCTCGACGAACTGGAGGAACGTTTCCGCCTGCCGGTGGTCGGGGTGATCGAGCCCGGCGCGCGCAAGGCTGTGGCGGTGACTCGCAGCCGCCGAGTCGGGGTCATCGGCACCGAGGGAACGATCGCCAGCGGCGCCTATACCCGCGCCATCCATGCCCTCGATCCGACCATCGCGGTCTTTTCCGCCCCCTGCCCCCTCTTCGTCCCCCTGGCCGAGGAAGGCTGGGCCGAGCATTCGGTGGCGCTGCTCACCGCCCGGGAATACCTGGCGCCGCTGATGGCCAAGGGGATCGATACCCTGGTTCTCGGCTGCACCCACTACCCCCTGCTCAAAAGCACTTTGCGGCAGGTGCTGGGCGATGAGGTCGCCCTAGTCGATTCGGCCGAGGAGACCTCCCGCACGGTCGAGGCCATGCTCAACGGCCATCGACTTCCCCGCCAGAGCGATCCGGGGGGGCCGCGCTTTTTCGTCACGGATATTCCGACCCGCTTCGTTCGGGTGGGCGGCGCCTTTCTCGGCCGCGATCTGAACGGGGTTACCCAGGTCAGCCTCGATTGA
- a CDS encoding GerMN domain-containing protein: MVTPQKKPLNKLLPALVIVLLGVAGVLLGRFLFAPSKPPVPPPPPPPVMREVQLYFATVAGDGLVVETGRIEDCQVLEDCLRRTLEALVAGPAGPLVPVLPPGTRVQTVTIDGATAWVSFSRELVSGHPGGSMSELLTVQALANTLAANFSHIRQIRILIEGEPVQTLKGHVDLRGPITADFSPARPRLDAGAAQPNEE, from the coding sequence ATGGTCACACCACAAAAAAAACCGCTGAACAAGCTGCTGCCGGCGCTGGTGATCGTCTTGCTCGGCGTGGCCGGGGTGCTGCTCGGGCGTTTTCTTTTCGCGCCGTCGAAGCCACCCGTCCCGCCGCCCCCGCCGCCGCCCGTGATGCGCGAGGTGCAGCTCTATTTCGCCACCGTCGCCGGTGATGGCCTGGTGGTAGAAACAGGCCGGATCGAGGATTGCCAGGTGCTCGAGGATTGTCTGCGGCGCACGCTGGAAGCCTTGGTCGCGGGACCTGCAGGGCCGCTGGTGCCGGTGTTGCCGCCGGGCACGCGGGTGCAGACGGTGACCATCGACGGCGCGACGGCCTGGGTCAGCTTCAGCCGCGAGCTGGTCTCCGGCCATCCCGGGGGGAGCATGAGCGAACTGCTCACCGTGCAGGCCCTGGCCAATACCTTGGCTGCCAACTTTTCCCACATCCGCCAGATCCGGATCCTCATCGAAGGGGAGCCGGTGCAGACCCTCAAAGGGCACGTCGATCTGCGCGGCCCGATCACCGCCGACTTTTCTCCGGCCCGGCCCCGGCTTGATGCCGGCGCCGCTCAACCCAACGAGGAATGA
- a CDS encoding sensor histidine kinase: MFFKSLVTRVIILHILLLVIGISVLTLFHLRREQGHLVGSTRQNATLLLATIEKAIFNAMCTGQNDEVQVILQSIGENPQLAALRIFSPDGTILKSAHPEEIGRQVGFNELALFQNRRDHAIFRYGDKELLGVLRPIMADRRCYSCHGSGHQVLGLLNLNYSLADTRQKLRESTQFFLVSTLVILAVLSAGAAFLLLRFVRRPIHSLAEQMAKVEQGDLSGRVTPLASDEMGSLAGSFNSMVDNLEKARKTLEQYHYQQMVRADRLASVGEMASGVAHEIKNPLAGIGSAIAVLADDFPEDDPRRRIVAEVLEQLNRLNKTASDLLYFGKPGDPDPAFVDLNELVNKTLFFIAQHPESRNVHRIKILDRELTPVWADEKQLQQVLFNVMINALQAMTAGGSLTVETARVDHDGQIMARIIVSDTGPGIAEKELEKIFSPFYTTKTQGTGLGLAICRRLMEQQGGGIRVESRLGEGSVFTIEIPIPSGETANCQRG; this comes from the coding sequence TTGTTTTTCAAGAGCCTCGTCACGCGCGTCATCATTCTGCATATCCTGCTGCTGGTCATCGGCATCAGTGTCCTGACCCTGTTCCATCTGCGGCGGGAGCAGGGGCACCTGGTCGGCTCGACCCGGCAGAATGCCACTCTGCTTTTGGCCACCATCGAAAAGGCGATCTTCAACGCCATGTGCACCGGGCAGAACGACGAGGTGCAGGTCATTCTCCAGTCCATCGGTGAAAACCCCCAGCTTGCCGCCCTGCGCATCTTCTCGCCCGACGGCACCATTCTCAAGTCGGCGCACCCCGAGGAGATCGGTCGGCAGGTCGGTTTCAACGAACTGGCGCTCTTTCAGAACCGTCGCGACCACGCGATTTTTCGCTACGGCGACAAAGAGCTGCTCGGGGTACTCAGGCCGATCATGGCCGATCGCCGCTGCTACAGCTGCCACGGCAGCGGGCACCAGGTGCTCGGGCTACTCAACCTGAACTACTCCCTCGCCGACACCCGCCAGAAGTTGCGGGAGTCGACCCAGTTTTTCCTCGTTTCCACCCTCGTCATCCTGGCCGTGCTCTCGGCCGGGGCCGCTTTTCTGCTGCTGCGTTTCGTGCGCCGGCCGATTCATTCCCTGGCCGAACAGATGGCCAAGGTCGAACAGGGGGATCTGAGCGGCCGGGTCACCCCTCTCGCTTCCGACGAAATGGGCAGCTTGGCCGGCAGTTTCAACTCGATGGTCGACAACCTCGAGAAGGCGCGCAAAACCCTGGAGCAGTACCACTATCAGCAAATGGTACGAGCCGATCGTCTGGCTTCCGTGGGTGAAATGGCCTCCGGCGTGGCGCATGAAATCAAGAACCCCCTGGCCGGGATCGGCAGCGCCATCGCCGTGCTCGCCGATGATTTTCCCGAGGACGACCCCCGGCGGCGGATTGTCGCCGAGGTGCTCGAACAGCTCAACCGTCTCAACAAGACCGCCAGCGATCTCCTCTACTTCGGCAAGCCCGGCGACCCTGATCCCGCCTTTGTCGATCTCAACGAACTGGTCAACAAGACCCTCTTTTTTATCGCCCAGCATCCGGAATCGCGCAACGTTCATCGCATCAAGATTCTCGATCGTGAGCTGACGCCCGTCTGGGCCGACGAAAAGCAGTTGCAGCAAGTGCTCTTCAATGTGATGATCAATGCCCTGCAAGCCATGACGGCGGGGGGCTCCCTGACCGTGGAGACCGCCCGCGTCGACCACGACGGCCAGATAATGGCCCGAATCATCGTTAGCGACACCGGTCCGGGTATCGCCGAAAAGGAACTGGAGAAGATTTTCTCCCCCTTCTATACCACCAAGACCCAGGGGACCGGGTTGGGCCTGGCCATCTGCCGCCGCCTGATGGAGCAGCAAGGGGGAGGCATTCGGGTTGAAAGCCGTCTCGGCGAAGGTTCCGTCTTTACCATTGAAATCCCCATCCCCAGCGGGGAAACCGCCAACTGCCAAAGAGGATAA